The Vicia villosa cultivar HV-30 ecotype Madison, WI linkage group LG1, Vvil1.0, whole genome shotgun sequence genome includes a region encoding these proteins:
- the LOC131648671 gene encoding uncharacterized protein LOC131648671: protein MDTPIDTVKEAKRHTHTYSFFREPLAALEGLSSLMTAFCLKSFTDEYGNILTLLETVVDTPALQTLMQFYDPEMRCFTFQDYQLAPTLEEYSIILNLKVKDKVPFIDVPKEVNFKLIAAALYLSIKEVSDNWKSNGGVSGFSLKFLVRKAKEEFEKKNWNAYNALLAVAIYGIVMFPNVPNFVDSTAVHIFMGKNPIPTLLADTYYAVHSRYEKRGGAITCCLQLLFIWFLSLLPSKGPFVKTRDTLKWTHRIMSLTSYDIQWQKYRINVSEVIVGCGKFDNVPLVGTRGCINYNPVVSLRQLGYTLKDKPADHLIAETVYFEKGSNPEKLKGIIVAWKKIRKHNGAHLGKKESLTLTPYVEWIVKRVGNLLLPYDRVAPLQKQPPLILSEFVPTELYKDALVTNYRLHEREQETNLKFFEERDAKMRLMHQLKQFEGASSSQASTRRRPYELLEEDLYQKQQECLQLQRSESSLKRQKRDSDKQLAEEKAKSARLEEELASLRAQRRGDGRAHSVVRRS, encoded by the coding sequence ATGGACACTCCCATTGATACTGTCAAGGAAGCAAAGAGACATACGCACACCTACAGCTTCTTCCGAGAGCCGTTGGCCGCATTAGAGGGCTTGAGTTCGTTAATGACCGCTTTCTGCCTGAAGAGTTTCACAGATGAATATGGGAATATCTTGACTTTGTTGGAAACCGTGGTTGATACTCCTGCTTTGCAAACCTTGATGCAATTCTATGATCCCGAAATGAGGTGTTTTACGTTCCAGGATTACCAATTGGCTCCGACATTGGAAGAGTACTCTATCATTCTTAATCTCAAGGTAAAAGACAAAGTGCCATTCATCGACGTTCCTAAAGAAGTGAATTTCAAGTTGATCGctgctgctctttatttgagcataaaagAAGTATCTGATAATTGGAAGTCGAATGGAGGTGTCTCGGGTTTCTCTTTGAAGTTCTTGGTGAGAAAAGCTAAAGAGGAATTTGAGAAAAAGAATTGGAACGCGTACAATGCATTGCTTGCTGTGGCCATTTACGGGATTGTGATGTTCCCAAATGTTCCCAATTTTGTAGACTCGACCGCGGTACACATCTTCATGGGAAAGAATCCTATTCCTACATTGTTGGCCGATACTTATTATGCCGTTCATTCCCGATATGAGAAACGTGGGGGTGCCATCACTTgttgccttcaattgttgttcatcTGGTTCCTCTCTTTGTTGCCCAGCAAAGGACCTTTTGTGAAGACAAGGGATACACTTAAGTGGACCCACAGGATTATGTCACTTACTTCTTATGATATTCAGTGGCAAAAGTATCGAATTAATGTTTCTGAAGTGATTGTTGGGTGTGGTAAGTTCGATAATGTTCCTTTGGTTGGTACTAGAGGTTGCATCAATTACAATCCAGTGGTATCCTTGCGTCAGTTGGGGTATACGTTGAAAGACAAGCCGGCGGATCACTTGATAGCGGAGACAGTCTATTTTGAGAAGGGGTCGAACCCAGAAAAGTTGAAGGGGATAATTGTGGCTTGGAAGAAGATCCGTAAGCATAACGGAGCCCATTTAGGGAAGAAAGAATCGCTCACTTTGACaccgtatgttgaatggattgtaaaacgggtcggaAACTTGTTGCTGCCATATGATAGAGTTGCACCacttcaaaagcaacctcctttgaTTCTATCCGAATTTGTGCCAACGGAACTTTACAAGGATGCTTTGGTTACCAACTACAGGTTGCATGAAAGAGAGCAAGAGAccaatttgaagttctttgaaGAGAGAGATGCAAAGATGAGGTTGATGCACCAGCTCAAGCAATTCGAAGGCGCAAGTTCAAGTCAAGCTAGTACCCGGAGGCGTCCCTATGAGTTGCTAGAGGAAGATTTGTATCAGAAGCAGCAAGAGTGTCTACAGTTACAGAGATCAGAGAGTAGTCTTAAGAGGCAGAAGCGGGATTCAGATAAACAGCTAGCAGAAGAGAAAGCCAAGTCAGCTCGACTTGAAGAAGAGCTCGCAAGCCTCCGAGCCCAACGGAGAGGAGATGGAAGAGCTCATTCTGTTGTCAGACGATCCTAG